A region of uncultured Acidilobus sp. JCHS DNA encodes the following proteins:
- a CDS encoding Mg-chelatase subunit ChlD yields MIAIDASISMSLRDVRPNRMEVAKRSASVIARSALGSGVPTLIGLIAFYGRSMPLVDLTNNVDLVERAASSISVMGKATNVSEALKDAYFMLKWAPAGYHKRVILITDGDYNEGFDPESLVPLLTLDSVRVDALLISGSTPSKATRLESLAAQTGGKVYVARNVDEALKASAVLAVMD; encoded by the coding sequence GTGATAGCGATCGACGCCAGCATCAGCATGAGCCTGAGGGACGTAAGGCCGAACAGAATGGAGGTCGCGAAGAGGAGCGCCTCTGTGATAGCAAGGTCAGCCCTAGGTAGCGGCGTCCCGACCCTGATAGGGCTCATAGCGTTTTATGGACGCTCGATGCCGCTGGTGGACCTCACGAACAACGTGGACCTGGTGGAGAGGGCCGCTTCATCTATATCTGTAATGGGGAAGGCCACCAACGTCTCAGAGGCGCTCAAGGACGCCTACTTCATGCTCAAGTGGGCCCCCGCAGGGTATCATAAGAGGGTTATCCTGATAACTGACGGTGACTACAACGAAGGCTTTGACCCCGAGTCCCTTGTCCCTCTCCTGACCCTTGACAGCGTAAGGGTGGACGCCCTCTTGATATCAGGCTCCACGCCTTCAAAGGCGACCAGGCTGGAGTCGTTAGCCGCCCAGACCGGGGGTAAGGTTTATGTAGCGAGGAACGTTGATGAGGCCCTCAAGGCGTCAGCGGTCCTAGCCGTCATGGACTGA
- a CDS encoding molybdenum cofactor synthesis domain, translated as MEGFKSLARVDDALRLLLAHTTHRPRPIEVDIEDSLNLISAEDVIAQSDFPPFDRSAVDGYAVRSSDTLGASLLNPVELRIVGEVEAGTDSSSLKPLGEGEAYIIYTGAPLPPGADAVVMAEDAFREGDVVKVQRQVTRYQNVSRKGEDFQAGKSVIRRGERVKPWHIAALASLNIRKVKVYRLRVAVLSTGSEVVELSDPRAGSPGTIINSTKPLLKSLLRADGYEPLDLGTVPDDVELIANKLSIGLREADAFITTGGTSIGAYDVVPEAVRRLGKVLFNGVRMRPGKPTGAGVVDGKPVFMLSGFPVAGLAGYMAFVRPTLLHMTSSREEPLPRVKGVITRRVANIAGVRTYLRVKVRATGKGYEVEPLAITASGVLSTLTEANGLLIIPEDVEGYDEGDEVEVVLISPPEGL; from the coding sequence ATGGAGGGCTTCAAGTCACTGGCCAGAGTCGATGACGCCCTGAGGCTATTGTTGGCCCACACGACTCACAGGCCAAGGCCAATAGAGGTTGACATAGAGGACTCCCTGAACCTTATATCTGCAGAGGACGTTATAGCCCAGTCAGACTTCCCGCCGTTTGACAGGAGCGCTGTGGACGGCTACGCGGTCAGGTCCTCTGATACTCTGGGGGCAAGCCTGTTGAATCCCGTCGAGCTAAGGATAGTGGGCGAGGTTGAGGCGGGGACGGACTCTTCATCGCTGAAGCCCCTTGGCGAGGGCGAGGCCTACATAATATACACGGGCGCGCCCTTACCGCCAGGCGCCGACGCCGTTGTGATGGCCGAGGACGCTTTTCGTGAGGGCGACGTTGTGAAGGTTCAGAGGCAGGTCACAAGGTACCAGAACGTGTCGAGGAAAGGCGAGGACTTCCAGGCGGGCAAATCAGTCATAAGGAGGGGCGAGAGGGTGAAGCCGTGGCACATAGCGGCCCTGGCATCGCTTAACATCAGGAAAGTAAAGGTGTACAGGTTAAGGGTCGCTGTCCTCAGCACGGGGTCCGAGGTAGTCGAGCTAAGCGACCCCAGGGCTGGGTCGCCAGGCACCATCATTAACAGCACGAAGCCTCTCCTCAAGTCCCTGCTCAGGGCTGACGGCTATGAACCGCTTGACCTAGGGACGGTACCCGACGACGTGGAGCTCATAGCCAATAAGCTCTCAATAGGTCTCAGGGAGGCTGACGCATTCATAACCACCGGGGGCACCAGCATAGGGGCCTATGACGTAGTTCCCGAGGCCGTCAGGAGGCTTGGCAAGGTGCTCTTTAACGGGGTCAGGATGAGGCCAGGAAAGCCCACTGGGGCTGGGGTCGTTGACGGCAAGCCCGTCTTCATGCTCTCAGGCTTTCCGGTTGCCGGCCTCGCTGGCTACATGGCCTTCGTCAGGCCGACCCTGCTTCACATGACTTCAAGTCGCGAGGAGCCCCTGCCAAGGGTTAAGGGGGTCATTACGAGAAGGGTGGCTAACATAGCTGGGGTCAGGACCTACCTCAGGGTCAAGGTCAGGGCCACGGGCAAAGGCTACGAAGTGGAGCCCTTGGCTATAACCGCCTCTGGCGTGCTGTCAACGCTGACGGAAGCCAATGGCCTGCTCATAATACCTGAGGACGTAGAGGGCTACGACGAGGGTGACGAGGTAGAGGTCGTCCTGATCTCCCCGCCAGAGGGGCTTTAA
- a CDS encoding putative Rossmann fold enzyme, translated as MREYEARLRVGLEAYLKLVESSTGYPRERELESASEALGLLDCDVACRALQEVLGRLEDAEVCVITPVPGGLELLTKGSCERVVATDSSIETLAKAGRRPDVLVGDADPSLRLLGLALQLEAPYLLHSHGDNLYRLKPLTGLLRRSAVILTTQVETPYCTLPVGAFTDGDRGAAIAMYFRASRVIINRLSSQRPFCEHKDLCDEGLKASKLELAQRVLAYIASRLGYRVEAAGDQVILKRT; from the coding sequence TTGAGGGAATACGAGGCAAGGCTGAGGGTAGGCCTTGAGGCCTACCTGAAGCTGGTCGAGAGCAGCACGGGATATCCAAGGGAGCGGGAGCTAGAGAGCGCCTCAGAGGCCTTAGGGCTCTTGGACTGCGACGTTGCCTGTAGGGCGCTCCAGGAAGTCTTAGGAAGGCTGGAGGACGCCGAGGTCTGCGTCATTACGCCTGTGCCCGGCGGCCTTGAGCTTTTGACGAAAGGCAGCTGCGAGAGGGTAGTGGCCACTGACTCCTCTATTGAGACCTTGGCAAAGGCAGGCCGCAGGCCTGACGTCCTCGTTGGTGACGCAGATCCTTCCCTTAGGCTCCTCGGCCTAGCCCTTCAGCTGGAGGCGCCTTACCTGCTCCATTCTCATGGAGATAACCTGTACAGGCTGAAGCCCTTAACGGGCCTTCTGAGGCGCTCAGCCGTCATACTGACGACCCAGGTGGAGACCCCCTACTGCACCCTACCCGTAGGGGCCTTCACAGACGGCGATAGGGGGGCTGCAATAGCCATGTACTTCAGGGCCTCCAGAGTTATCATTAACCGGCTTTCGTCGCAGAGGCCCTTCTGCGAACACAAGGACCTCTGCGACGAGGGCTTGAAGGCCTCGAAGCTTGAGCTGGCGCAGAGGGTTCTGGCATACATAGCGTCAAGGCTTGGCTATAGGGTCGAGGCCGCTGGTGACCAGGTAATCCTTAAGAGGACGTGA
- a CDS encoding Ribosomal protein S19E (S16A) has translation MVTARDVPADELIKRLAMRLKNFEQVKPPEWAAYVKTGVFKEKPPTDPDWWYVRAASLLRKLYLAEGPLGVGTLRTIYGGRKRNGVAPAHFAKGSGSIVRRLLQQLEQAGLVKMTAKGRTLSPKGRSLIDQVAKETAEELAKENPELAKYF, from the coding sequence ATGGTGACAGCCAGGGACGTGCCAGCGGACGAGCTCATAAAGAGGCTGGCTATGAGACTCAAGAACTTTGAGCAGGTTAAGCCGCCGGAGTGGGCCGCTTACGTTAAGACTGGCGTCTTTAAGGAGAAGCCGCCCACAGACCCTGACTGGTGGTATGTGAGGGCTGCCTCGCTGCTCAGGAAGCTCTACTTGGCCGAGGGCCCCCTTGGCGTGGGGACCCTGAGGACGATTTATGGAGGACGCAAAAGGAACGGCGTAGCTCCCGCCCACTTCGCTAAGGGCTCAGGCAGCATTGTAAGGAGGCTTTTACAGCAGCTTGAGCAGGCAGGCCTCGTTAAGATGACCGCCAAGGGCAGGACGCTGAGCCCGAAGGGCAGAAGCCTCATAGACCAGGTCGCCAAGGAAACAGCCGAGGAACTAGCTAAGGAGAACCCTGAGCTGGCTAAGTACTTCTAA
- a CDS encoding putative adenylyl cyclase CyaB, with protein sequence MSRVEVEVKLRVGCEEAKALLQRLSSIGLMRGPLRERDVYYSHPCRDFSTSDEAVRVRYVNDSPCCLTYKGSRLESQFKARTEINVNVSEDPAGLLEALGFTRYVEVVKTRYYIDLSDVQVTIDFVNDLGCFVEVESKDSDEASVTRALEEFGIRGEIIKETYAELMYRRRSGNLRST encoded by the coding sequence TTGTCGCGCGTCGAGGTTGAGGTCAAGCTTAGGGTCGGGTGCGAGGAGGCCAAGGCCCTGCTTCAGAGACTGTCATCAATAGGCCTCATGAGGGGACCCCTCAGGGAGAGGGACGTCTACTACAGCCATCCTTGCCGCGACTTCTCGACCTCTGATGAGGCCGTGAGGGTCAGGTACGTTAACGATTCGCCTTGCTGTCTGACCTACAAAGGGTCTCGGCTCGAGTCCCAGTTCAAGGCTAGGACCGAGATAAACGTTAACGTCTCGGAAGACCCTGCCGGGCTGCTTGAGGCCCTTGGCTTCACAAGGTATGTGGAAGTGGTCAAGACCAGGTACTATATTGACCTTTCTGACGTCCAAGTGACTATTGACTTTGTCAATGACCTGGGCTGCTTTGTCGAGGTTGAGTCCAAGGACTCTGACGAGGCCAGCGTCACGAGGGCGCTAGAAGAGTTCGGCATAAGGGGCGAGATCATTAAGGAGACGTACGCTGAGCTGATGTACAGGCGCAGATCAGGCAACCTTAGAAGTACTTAG